The Brassica napus cultivar Da-Ae chromosome C7, Da-Ae, whole genome shotgun sequence genomic interval TCTCTTCCTTGACAAAGCTAGATTTGCATTCCAACAGAATCACTCATCTCCCTGAGTCTATAGGAGAGGTGTTGAACTTAGTTTACCTCAATCTCAGCAGCAACCAGTTATCATCTCTTCCTTCATCGTTCAGCAAGTTGTTGAAACTCGAGGAGCTTGATTTGAGCTCCAACAACCTTCATATCCTCCCTGAGTCCATCGGCTCTCTTGTCAGTTTAAAGAAGCTTGACGTTGAGACAAACGAGATAGAAGAGTTCCCTTACTCCATCGGTGGATGTTCTTCTCTCAAAGAAGTCCGCGCGGATTACAACAAACTCAAGGCTCTCCCCGAAGCTATCGGGAAGATAACTACTCTCGAGATCTTGTCCGTTCGTTACAACAACATCAGGCAGCTACCGACCACGATGTCTTCTCTAGCTAGCCTCAAAGAAGTGGACGTGAGTTTCAACGAGCTCGAGTCTGTCCCCGAGAGTTTATGTTTCGCTACGACGCTTGTGAAGCTGAACGTTGGAAACAACTTCGCCGACATGGTGTCGCTGCCGAGATCGATAGGGAACCTCGAGATGCTTGAGGAGCTTGATATAAGCAATAACCAGATCCGTGTTCTTCCGGAGTCGTTCAGGATGCTTACGAAGCTGCGTGTGTTTCGTGCTCATGAGAATCCGTTGCAAGTTCCTCCGAGGGAGATAGCTGAGAAGGGTCCTCAGGCTGTTGTTCAGTACATGAATGATCTTGTGGAGCTGAGGAACGAGAAGTCTCTAGTGGTTAAGCCTAAGAAGAGCTGGGTTCAGATGTGTTTCTTCCCCAAGTCCAACAAGAGAAAACACAACAGCATGGAGATCGTCTAGAACTGCTGATAGTGTTGTCATTGTGCACGACATTGTTTCATTCATGTCTATCCACATACctgttcttacttttttttcctGGTTAGGACAGAACCGAACCACCTCtggttttgtttctttggtTTGAAACTCGAGTCACACTCGGACCTAAAAGCATGTGTGTGTGTAGTGATGTGATGTGATGGTTATTGATATTAAGAGGAGAGACATGCATGAGTAGGCTATGAACGTGGCTTTGTCTAGATAGTTGTAAGTTGTTAATTAATACTCACGTTGGAATAATGCAActtcttttcttgttttgttttgtccaTGTGTAATCGTCACGAGACATGGTCCTTCATTCATGTGAGTGAAGCAAGGCTTTCTTCGTCATTTAAAAGCAGGACCGGCACTGAGAATTTGGGAACCCTAGACCATTTAgtaaagatttaaaaaatttaggggtctaaatttttttttttaaatttgggggcctatttacatataatttttttcaaaaagtttggGGCCTAAGACGAATGTTTCATTAGGCTTTACCCATGACGGCCCTGTTTGAAAGTAGAAGAAACTccacaatattatatattttctcttCGGTCTTGGATGATCCCTCTGATGTTAAAGAAAACATTTGGCCCATGCAGAGCTTTTGTTTGGCTAGATCAGACCATAGCCTGCTTAAAGCATTTGCCATTTTGCTATCAATATGAAATGAGGTCTATATGTCtcttaatttgatattttgatcTAAGATACTACTACAAAGGACCCTTGAAGCAGTCCCTACTCGCCATGCTCTCTAATCATCAAAACATGCACATTCTTTTTAACCTGTGACAAAAGAAAAGTAGGACGACATACAAAACTATGTGCTAAACCATCTAAGaccttataaaatatattttcatagatTCGAGCATACCGCCAAAAGTTGCAGACTGACAATCATACTTCAACGTAATTATTTCCTTCTTTCCATGATTTAAAGATCACTATTTATTTCTGGAAGAAAATATTACTATTTCTGGTAAGTCATTTTTTATTCAcctccctcttttttttttttgttcttgcgTTTTTCTGTAGTCTAAATATCAAGATTATTCTTTAGCAAAAATGGATCtctgaatataaatattaaaacatttagAAGGCAACATTCATATAACAATTTTACGCTCAGACTATTTTATTTACACAGATAAATCGTTTAAATCCAACTTTGGCTCGTTTTCCACCTTTATATTGAACATATACTCCAAACTTGACTGTGGCTTTTAATTATGAAAGCAGAGGAGGAGGATGAAAACTTACAGTTTTCAAAagttatattctaaatttgGTATAGAATTTGCCATGATGGGGCTGGTAGAAACTGAAGgtcttttagcaaaaaaaaaagaaagtgaaGGTGGAATAGTAAATTGAAAGGGACACACATATATAATGTGAACATTGAAAAGAAGTCGGGAAGATTGAAATAATTTGAGAGATGAATAAGTGAATCTTTGAAATGTATCTCTTTTGACTATTAGGGCAAAAGATAGTTAGGAGGAAAGTACCTATAATGAAATGatatatgtaattttaaaatagaaatatgttCTTATTTTTCATCATATACTTTAAACCTAGGACCACCCTCCTATCTAAACTTTCTTTAATTCTTCTTAATTCATTAGCTgattagatttatatatttgtgaAATCATTTCCATCTAGATGAAAATATTCTTGAAAGCAAAACTTCACTTTACACCAGACACATCATACGCTAAAAACTAGATGACTTAACGAAAAAAAGCGCGAGGGACTACGTGAGTTTGAAGCTaacaaaaccaaagaaaaacTTGTATTCATCTACTTTTTCCAgtgttctcatttttttttatcatgacaGTTGGTGTGGAACTTTATAAAACAGGATTCAAAACATGTAATGAATTCAACGGAAACCTAGTGACTGCATCAAACTGAAACTAATAAACGGAGTTGCCTAGatatttttgaagatttatCAGATAATGTGAATACGTTCGGTTTTCAACTAGAAAATAGTGAAAGTTGGATAAGCTTAAGCTATTTGAAGATGACAAAACTAAAAAAGCGAAAGTTAAACGATGAAAAAGTGTTGGCCGAAATCTTGTTTCACTGTTTTTGCCTCTTGGATGTCATATAATAAACATTTGGAGAAAGTGAAAGGAAAGAGATAAGGTATAAGATTCCATTGAGTGAAACTGAAAGGTGGATGATACTTGGGCTTGTCATGCGTTTCTAATGTCTATAAGTTGGGTGGTGCGTTTATCGTTTTGCTTCAAATATTCATTCCTCTTTCTCCACTTTTTTACCTTTTATCACTTTATTATTCACAATTACAAAACATGGTATTGTTAGTTATCTATTTCTCCAAGAAAATTATGTGAATCTGTAAGTATAaagtcaaaaccaaaataattgATTTACTATAATGGTGAAAAGGGACCTAACAAAATTCACATAACAAAATTAGAATGGAAGGAAAATAAGTTAAATTGCTATAGTAGTGAATTTGAcctaacaaaataaatcagTTTATGCTTGTTTCATGTGTGTAGATAAATTCAGATATTTGATATATCAATAAAGTGTGTTGCATTAGTTTATCATCATCAACTTGCAtcacaaaataaccaaaaaaaaatatctataaaacggCCAATAATAAATACATGAATCCATAAAATGAAAATGTAAGGGAAAAGTTAAATTGCTATAATGGTGAAAGAGACCTAacaattttaatcaatttatgtttgttTCATGTGGGGTATTTCTGTGATATTTTgctaaatatattgttttttcaaaataatacacacaacttcGTAGCACGTGAAAAGAAATGATAAAACACATTGTGACTTATATTCATTTGATCAATTTGTAGGATTGTTTGTTCCTATTCTTTTACCACTTAGTCTAATCTGAGTATACAGCTTCTCAACAACAACCAGGAACACTTTAAAGAGTACCATATATGTTACGGCCAATTTACTCTAAAACTACTAACgtattttatacaaatttttaACTCTATAAATCTTCTTCTATATAgttactctataaattaatggGTATATATGGTCTGCATAAAGTAAGAGTATGAATGGACGCACAGATCATTCGCATGCAGATGTTCTGCATGGTGGCAGATGTCCTACATTTGTGTACTGCAAACACCAATcacaaatttttatgtttctaggAAAAATATGCAGGAGACCTCCTAAAGATAATTTGTTTTGTCCTTATCTGTGTGAAATCAGATGACCTCCATTTGTTTCTACCGTCCACACTTTTGATGCAGTTCAACGATTCTACCATTTGTTCAGCCAATAGAAATTTTTtagtaaaatcaattaattctcaaaatattaattcatcCCACTATAAATAAAACCAGTGACGACCGTACTAGTTCTATACTTCGATCAAAAAAAGTTCTAGACAACAAAAAGAAATACTCTTCTGCTGTGTAGTGtgacatttaaaataaaaaataaaaagtgtatatatatattaactgaaAATGGaaaatttgtcatattttaattcaacatattaaaaacaaaaagtggGTGTATATagagatattttaaaaaaaaataattttaatgtaaaaaagagatatttaaaaataataattttaatgtaaaagagttatataatgtataatatattcATGTAAATTATTAGTATAATAGTTTATAGATGTATCAATTGGAAAAAAGTGTTAttgtaacaatatatttattcaaTAACACAGTACGTAATACATATActatttctaaatttataatttctaaattaatatgatTATGTATTATAAACTTGAAACTGAAATACAATACTATAACTGTTTCTGATACGTGTTAAGGTTAGTTTATTGTTCTAGTGTTTTTTAGGGTGGGAGAaaagttattttaaatattgcaGAGTTAGTAAGTGAATTTGCatctattataaaaattaaaagagaaaagGTTTAAACCTTCCCAttcaattgtatttttattttaggcTGTAAACTTTACTTAGTTATAAAATTGGTGACATTGATAAATCATAAAGACACGTCAACTccctttattatttaaaataatagttttttatatcatatatgttatgtgttttaaatttttcggtgtaatttttattatttaaatatatgatctgCTTTTTTGAACTGTTTTTATCATTCATAACTTATAAAGTTATTTGTTCTGTTTGATATGTGTATCTTTTCTGCATGATCCGCTTGATCTGGACTTGTTCCGTTTGATCTGCTTGATTTACACAGTATGAACTGATTTTAAGTCTAGAGTCTTCGTATATAAATGGTCACTGACAAATAAAAACAGACAACTATCAATTTCTCTGCCCATCCGGATTGAATGAGAGCGATTCATTCCTTATTTGCGGGTAAACGATAATGAGACCATACACGCTTTCTTTGACTAATGACTGAAAATAAGGAAGACTTTTgaatacacacacacatttcATCATAGATTATTTATCTAATTTGCATATAAATAATCTTCATATAACTAAACTATTACAATCACTACATTAATTGAACTTATCGACCCGCAAATAATTGCTAGTTTATTAGCATTACTTGTGCCGTTACAATTTTTCAGTTAACGTCGACTGTCGGAAAAAAGATAAACGACCAATCACTTGCTATATTTTCACAAAACATTAGAAGGAAATTACGGAAAATTCGTACTTTCCAGTTCCAACTTTTTAATTGAGTCTTTATTCCTTTTTGAGTTTCGCTTATAAACGGGTTCACATGGCTTTTTTCTCAGTGGGCATGTTGTCCTATCGATTAAATCAtattctaatattatatatatttataaatttaaaatcataattttaagcGAATTGTGAGTATATGGGAAAGAAATTAACATATCGAACTTAGAAACTCCATCTGATTGATTCAGGTTCAGAACAGTGTTACAGTTTTACAAAGAGGAACAGACAAAGATCAAAGTAAACAAAAAGATTCCTAATTCGTAGTTAATGAATACTTTACTTTTCTCTAATCATGCcgataataaactttttaaggAAGAAAAGCAGGAATAATGACGGGAGTGAACTGTGAACGATCTTGGTGGTCTTTAGCCTGAGACTCCGCCGTGGAAGCGTGGTGTCCACACCGATCACACTTCATCGGAACCAAAACCCGGCGGCAAGAAGGACACGACGACCGAGAAGTCAACCATTTGTCTATGCACGTGTAAAGTGGGCCTCAACTTTAACACTTCAAGCCCAGCTCAGCAATGAAACCTGCACAAAACCAAAGGAACGTTAGTTTCCTTTTATCAAGAATGTCGGTCAATGTTTTCCCAATGACAATAGGAAAATATACAAAGCTACAGAGGACAAGGAATACGTGATCCAGTATATAAGAAGGCCATAGGTGAAGGTTACAATTATCCGATACAAAGCAAATAACAAAGGCATAGAGAGAGATCAAGAGCATAGCAAATAAGTTCTTAGAGTTCTTAGTTTGGTTATCACACTTGTGATCTCTATTATTGTTATTGTGAAACTTCTTTAAGATATTGAATAAAGAATACGTTTGATTCATAAAGTTATTCCAAAGCACAAGTTGGATTGAATTcctaacaagtggtatcagagcaatccAGGTTAGATTGCAGGTGCTTAAGGGATGGGGAAAACTAGGATCGAAATTGATAGGTTCGAAGGAACCGGAGATTTCTCGCTGTGGAAAGTTCGTATGATTGCTCACTTTGGAGTCCTAGGGCTAAAGGACATTCTAACTGATGAGACCCTTCTGTTGGATCCACCAAAAGAGGAAGCAGAAGGAGATACGAAAGTCACAGGAGATGGGACTACGAAATCAAGCTCAAAGATTGATCCCGTTAAACTTGAAAAGTCAGAGAAGGCCAAAGACCTCATCATCGTCAACGTAGGTAACCAAGTTCTACGGAAGATCAGCCATTGTGAAACCGCTGCTGCAATGTGGACCGCATTAAACACGCTGTACACAGAAACCTCTTTGCCGAATCGTATATACTTACAACATAAGTTCTACACGTTCAAGATGAATGATTCTAAGGACATAGATGCAAACGTTGATGATTTTCTAAAGTTAGTAGCAGACCTAAGTAACTTGAACGTGGATGTCTCAGAAGAAGTTCAAGCTATCCTGTTACTAAACTCAATGCCGCGTATGTATGATCATCTTAAGGAAACTCTCAAATATGGCAGAGATACTCTCAAGATCAATGAAGTAACAGGTGCCGCAAGGTCAAAGGAACGAGAGTTACTTGAAAGTGGAAAGCTTTCAAAATCACAAGATGAAGGACTATACGTGGAAGACAGGGGAAGATCATCTAATAAAGGAGGAAACCGAAACGGTAAAGGCAGATCTAAAAGCAGGCATGGGAGATCTAAATCAAAGCCTAGATACGATAAGAACAACAAAGGATGCTGGACATGCGGGAAGGAAGGACATTGGAAGCGGGAATGTCCTGAAAAGAAAACGCATAGAGCTGCAAATGTAGCTGAAGAGCCTAAGCAGCCATTTGTACTAACAGTTAGTACACACGATGCCGGTTCAGAATGGGTCATGGATTCTGGTTGTTCTTTCCATATGACACCCAACAAAGACGTTCTATTTGACCTAGTCGAATTTCAAGGAGGCAAAGTTTTGATGGCAAACAACACTCACTGTGACGTCAAAGGGATTGGCAAGATAAGGATCGTGAGACCCGACGGAACCGTGGTTATTCTTACAGATGTAAGATATATGCCTAATATGAGCAGGAATCTAATATCCTACGGGATGCTAGAACGAGCAGGTTGCAAATACGAAGGAGAAAACTTCATGATACGTTTCTTCAAAGATGGGAAAGAGATTTTATCCGGTAAGTACCATGAAGGATTGTATTACTTGCAAGGAACAGTTATGAAAGAGGAGGCTAATGTGACACGAGCGGACGTGGACATGACGAAGATTTGGCACTCCCGGCTAGGGCACATGAGTTTAAAGAACTTAAATGTGCTTGTAAAGGAAGGATACTTGTCTAACAAAGAAGTAGATAAATTGGAGTTCTGTGAGACTTGCGTTCTGGGAAAATCTCACAAGCAAAGCTTCTCTGCGGCCAAGCACACTTCGAAAGAGGTCTTGGAATACATACACTCTGATTTATGGGGTGCACCGTCTACTCCGGATAGTCTAGGAGGGTGCAAGTATTTTATAAGCTTCATAGATGACTATTCTCATAAGGTTTGGATTTACTTCCTAAAATCCAAAGATGAGGCGTTTAGCAAGtttaaagaatggaaggaagcCGTGGAAAATCAGATCGGGAAGAAAATCAAGTGTCTTAGAACGGATAATGGATTAGAGTTTTGCAATAAACAGTTTGACAAACTTTGCAAAGACTCAGGTATCAAAAGGCACAAGACTTGTCCTTACACACCGCAACAAAACGGTGTGTCTGAAAGGATGAATAGGACGATCATGGAAAAAGTTAGGTGTATGCTCGCAGAAGCAGGATTGGGTCAAGACTTCTGGGCAGAAGCTGCATCAACGGCTGTCTACATTATAAATCGATCCCCTAGCTCAGCCATAGACTACAGACTTCCTGAAGAGATGTGGACAGGAAAGAAACCTGAGTTGAACCATCTGAGGCGATTTGGTTGCTCAGCGTATGTCCACACGATCCAAGAGAAAACAAGTCCAAGAGCGTTAAAAGGCATCTTCATGGGATATCCATTTGGAGTTAAAGGATACCGTGTTTGGTTACCCGAGGAAGGCAAATGCGTTACAAGTAGGAACGTGGTGTTTAATGAAGAAGATTTGCCTAAACACTCGGAAACTAAAAAGGAACAGGAAGAAAGTAAGAAAGGGATCAGAAGAGTTACTTTCAGAGAACCTCTAATCGAAGGGCCTAGTTCCACAGATGTAGAGAAGTCACCTGTTCAAGGTGGAGCTTCTGAAACTGAAGAATCAGAAAATTCAGAAGAAACCAGTTCTGAAGAAATAGATGAAAACGCAGAAACCGAAATCGAAGGATATATGCTCGCACGAGACAGAGTGCGAAGACAAATCAGACCTCCTTCTAGGTATGAAGATACTGATTTCGCAGCTTATGCGTTAGCCGCATCTGAAGAGATAGAAATCGACGAGCCAAAGTCATTTAAAGAAGCTATGATAAGCAAGAAAAGCAAGTTTTGGAAGAACGCTGCCGGAGATGAGATGGACTCTCTTCAAAGAGCTGGCACATGGATACTGATTGAAAAACCCGAGAATGCAAAAGTTATAGGCAGCAAATGGATCTTCAAGTTAAAGCCTGGAATACCCGGAGTTGAAGAACCGAGGTATAAAGGGAGATTGGTGGCGCAGGGATTTTCTCAAAAGGAGGGGATCGACTACAATGAAGTGTTTTCACCTGTAGTGAAGCATGTGTCGATCAGATTGATGTTATCTCTCGTGGTTAATAAAGATTATGAGCTGGAGCAGATGGACGTTAAAACAGCTTTTCTTCATGGAGATTTGGAAGAAAGAATCTTAATGAATCAGCCAGAAGGATTCATAAAGAAAGGAGATGAAAATAAAGTCTGTTTACTAAAGAAGTCTTtgtatggattgaaacaatctcCAAGACAATGGAATCTCAAGTTTGATTGTTTCATGAAGAGCCAGCGGTTTGTAAGAAGCAAGGAAGATCCATGTGTTTACATGAGAAACGTGAACACAGAACAAGCCGTGTACTTACTTCTATACGTCGACGACATGCTCATAGCTTCGGGAGATAAACAAGAAATCAGAAGCGTCAAAGAGAGTTTAAgcaaagagtttgagatgaaagatttgGGAAAAGCTTCAAGAATATTAGGAATGGATATCATAAGAGACAGAAAGAAGGGAATTTTAAAACTGTCTCAAGAGAACTACTTAGAGAAGGTTCTGAAATCATTCAATATGACTGAAGCCAAGGCTGTGAATACGCCTACCTCAACTCAATTTAAACTGAAGAGTCTTACGAAAGatcaaaaggaagaagaaggaagctTCATGGCAGACATACCGTATGCAAGCGCGGTTGGAAGTATAATGTACGCCATGGTCGGTTCAAGACCTGACTTAGGCTATGCAGTTGGACTCATTAGCCGCTTCATGTCAGAACCAGGAAGAGAGCATTGGCTAGCAGCAAAATGGGTTTTACGATATCTTAAGGGTGCTAAAAGAAGGTGTCTAACGTTTACTAAGCACTCAGAGTTTAGTATTCAAGGATTCTGTGACTCGGATTATGCTACTGACCTTGACCGAAGAAGATCAGTTACAGGATTCGTGTTTCAAGTTTGGGGAAACACGGTTAGCTGGAAATCAAGTCTACAAGACGTGGTAGCTCTTTCAACGACTGAAGCAGAGTACATGGCTCTTACTGCAGCCGCGAAAGAAGCTATATGGTTAAGAAGATTATGTGGAGAGTTGGGGTTTGAACAAGAAAGTGTTAAGATTCACTGCGATTCACAAAGTGCTATAGCCCTAGCAAAGAATCATGTTCATCACGAAAGAACTAAACACATAGACACTAAATACCACTTCATAAGAGACGTTGTAGCAGAAGGCAAGGTTTACCTTTCTAAGATCCATACTAGCAAGAATCCTGCAGATTTTCTAACTAAAGCCTTACCCGGGCCTAAGTTTGATCTCTGCTGTGATCTCCTCAACATCAACGAGTAGAAACCGAAGAACGTCGCAGGTAACTCCATTGTCGAAGATGTCTCGCAAAAGGAAGAAACAATGAGTTAATAACTCCGGATTATTTCTTAAAACGATAATGGGAAAGCTTAGGAGAAGCAAAAAGTTACCTGCAGGGACGTTGTGGAAGCGAGGCACATGGTACTTAGCTCAAGGTGGAGAAGCTAAGGGAAATCAAACAGAGTTAGTAAAGGATGATTGAAGTCGATGAAGAAAAGTAGACTTCGGAAAAAGATATACCTGAGAGAACGTCTTAAACGGCTGTGGCAGCTGAAGGGAGACGAGTATCTGCATTGGCAAACGAGAACACAGATCACCAGACAACAAAAACCATGTCTTAAACAGCTTAAAAGAAAAGTAAGAGATTTTACCGAGAAGCTGAAGGGAGACAGGGTTTATTGATAGAACGGAGGAAGCTCTAGAGAGTCGCCGGTTACGTTCTAAGGAGTATACGTGATGTGTTTGATCACTGAAGTTCTAGCTGTGACATTAAAGAGGAGGTTAATACATGAAACTCAAGTGAATCTAATTGGAGAGAGGATCCAAGGAAGATTAATCAACTATCATCACCAAAAAGAAATTCGAGATTCAAAATCATCAAGGAAAAAGAATTCGCGAGCTTTTTCAGATGAAGAATCTTACCGGGTGATGCTTAGATGGTGGGAGTTTTCTGAAGATCGAGCTGAAGATCTGGAGAAATTCGATCTACCGGCAAGGAGTCGAAGCGAGAGAGAGTGGTGAGGCTGTAGCAGCGTACGAGCTACACGGACTCGTCGGAGAAATGACGAGAGAAGTCACCGGTGTGTGACGCCATCAACGTCGCGAGACTCGTCgggagaaagaaaataaatggtCTTTGATCGTCGTCGATGAAAACGAGAAAGACACCGAAGAGTTAAAATTGGGCC includes:
- the LOC106348137 gene encoding plant intracellular Ras-group-related LRR protein 4, with the protein product MDSMQLDKSLDSTEQVVEEIMRLHRSLPPRPGLDDVEAARSLILNVEKEDQAWLEAIADQRTPSEVPGDLFTVLQEMKKGLVLFRSKEQRREATKLLDLETVHSSFDEFIQRASHCIASPSSNVSAPSRPPRLPKPPGNLYSSEKSPVRPKDMVSRDDSYVTTKAKPSSLYGDALVAHRSPQLLDSTLTAGKSPGNDGEKLSLIKLASLIEVSSKQATQVLNLQNKLTEQVEWLPDSIGKLSSLTSLDLSENHIVVLPNTIGGLSSLTKLDLHSNRITHLPESIGEVLNLVYLNLSSNQLSSLPSSFSKLLKLEELDLSSNNLHILPESIGSLVSLKKLDVETNEIEEFPYSIGGCSSLKEVRADYNKLKALPEAIGKITTLEILSVRYNNIRQLPTTMSSLASLKEVDVSFNELESVPESLCFATTLVKLNVGNNFADMVSLPRSIGNLEMLEELDISNNQIRVLPESFRMLTKLRVFRAHENPLQVPPREIAEKGPQAVVQYMNDLVELRNEKSLVVKPKKSWVQMCFFPKSNKRKHNSMEIV